The window GCGCCCCTTTTTTCGGCGGAGTTCTTCTCAATGAAAGCGCGAATCCAGTGGGCTGGCGAAGCGATGTTTCTCGGTGAGTCCGGCAGTGGCCACGTGGTGGTGATGGATGGCCCGCCGGATGCTGGTGGCCGCAACCTGGGCGTGCGCCCGATGGAGATGCTCCTGCTGGGCCTGGGCGGCTGCACCAACTTCGATGTGGTGAGCATCCTGAAGAAGGGACGCCAGCCGGTGGAAAGCTGCGAAGCCTTCCTCGAAGCCGAGCGCGCCACCGAAGACCCCAAGGTGTTCACCAAGATCCACGTGCACTTCGTAGTCAAGGGCCGTGGTCTGAAGGAAGCGCAGGTCAAGCGTGCGGTCGAGCTGTCGGCCGAGAAGTACTGCTCCGCCTCGATCATGCTGGGCCGCGCCGGCGTCGAGATCACCCACGACTACGAGATCGTCGAGCTGGGCTGACAGCCAGGTTCATCCTTTCATCATCAAGGGTGCGCAAACTGTGGCAGAGGTCGCCTGACCTCTGCATAATGCGCCACCTTTTTTCAGGGCCCTCCGGCTCGAAACCAAGCAACCACAATCGCCATCGCGAAGAGGTGTAAACCGTCCTACGCAGGTGCGCCGTACGCATCTGACGGGCATGCTCAACCACGCGGCAGA of the Pseudomonas sp. PSE14 genome contains:
- a CDS encoding OsmC family protein, giving the protein MKARIQWAGEAMFLGESGSGHVVVMDGPPDAGGRNLGVRPMEMLLLGLGGCTNFDVVSILKKGRQPVESCEAFLEAERATEDPKVFTKIHVHFVVKGRGLKEAQVKRAVELSAEKYCSASIMLGRAGVEITHDYEIVELG